In Papaver somniferum cultivar HN1 chromosome 1, ASM357369v1, whole genome shotgun sequence, a genomic segment contains:
- the LOC113307873 gene encoding NADH dehydrogenase [ubiquinone] 1 alpha subcomplex subunit 2-like, which yields MAWRGQLSKNLKELRVLFCQSSPASAQTREFVQKNYKDLKTLNPKLPILIRECSGVEPQLWARFDMGVERGFYLEGLTETQIEKVLEEVKKAGATFEG from the exons ATGGCTTGGAGAGGACAGCTATCCAAGAATCTTAAAGAACTCCGTGTTTTGTTCTGCCAATCTTCCCCGGCAAGTGCCCAAACCAg AGAATTTGTTCagaagaattacaaagatttgaaGACATTGAACCCAAAGCTGCCTATATTGATCCGTGAATGCAGCGGAGTAGAGCCTCAGCTGTGGGCCAGATTCG ACATGGGTGTTGAACGAGGATTTTATCTGGAAGGATTGACAGAAACACAGATTGAAAAAGTGCTCGAGGAGGTTAAGAAAGCTGGAGCGACCTTCGAAGGATGA
- the LOC113307887 gene encoding uncharacterized protein LOC113307887, whose product MDLLSSTVSSLASSFKSEYKGEEEEEELDQLLDEYWFFENLFHRKEKNMLSTTDLWNSIQNHNKNIRFDDDEEEEEEKKKQNQFGVDDNVSSTTHPNDEDDDLPKEKDGGKFVRQSSLRTSPSLPPSLGRDKEIHRRSSSKLSRQYSLSSSKAVPQVHDSEFQYYKRQSSDPLYNNSMHNVQETVFENDQEMVVNKEKKSKAITNSSTKEISTFIVYNSLLRAPSLPPSVGRSNKVVQEKESNGRVSRLTRQASLSSSKSVTQESEIQQDYRRHSNNIQEIVTGNQKQGIKDSASITNSSKESLIFAPNLLRTPSLPPLRKEEESLRRSSKLSRQSSLTSSDVMPPINIPKIGPQPAMRSPGIPRHRSKKEDSSIRKDGTRTPPLCATKEVIRRSLSYKRSSSTKIDLEVEEVQGFKDLGFVFDTEQINESLANIIPGLQEKKSVNMEADENEKKTTRRPYLSEAWLVQPSKPTVPAWVDKRSAGDMKEQLKYWARSVASNVRIQEC is encoded by the exons ATGGATTTATTGTCCAGTACTGTTTCATCGTTAGCATCATCTTTCAAAAGTGAATACAAaggagaggaggaagaagaagaactggaTCAGCTTTTAGATGAGTATTGGTTTTTTGAGAATTTGTTTcatagaaaagaaaagaatatgTTGTCTACAACTGATTTATGGAACAGTATTCAAAACCATAATAAGAATATAAgatttgatgatgatgaggaggaggaggaggagaaaaaGAAGCAGAATCAATTTGGTGTTGATGACAATGTTTCTTCAACTACTCATcccaatgatgaagatgatgatttacCGAAAGAAAAAGACGGCGGGAAATTTGTTCGTCAGAGTTCGCTTCGAACGAGCCCATCGCTCCCGCCATCATTAGGAAGAGACAAGGAAATTCATCGAAGATCTTCAAGCAAGTTGTCTAGGCAATACTCACTTAGCTCTTCCAAAGCTGTTCCACAGGTACACGACTCTGAGTTCCAATACTATAAAAGGCAGTCGTCTGATCCGTTGTACAACAATTCGATGCATAACGTTCAAGAGACAGTTTTTGAGAATGATCAAGAGATGGTGGTTAATAAGGAGAAGAAATCTAAGGCGATTACAAATTCTTCGACGAAAGAGATATCAACCTttattgtttataatagtttgctTCGAGCTCCATCGCTTCCACCATCAGTTGGAAGATCAAACAAGGTTGTACAAGAGAAAGAATCTAATGGAAGAGTGAGCAGATTGACAAGGCAAGCATCACTTAGCTCTTCAAAAAGCGTTACACAGGAATCTGAGATTCAACAAGACTATAGACGACATTCCAACaatattcaagaaatagttaCTGGGAATCAGAAACAGGGGATTAAAGATTCAGCCTCTATTACCAATTCTTCAAAGGAGTCATTAATATTTGCTCCTAATTTGCTTCGAACCCCGTCTTTACCACCCTTAAGGAAGGAGGAGGAATCTCTTCGCAGATCAAGCAAGTTATCTCGGCAATCATCGCTTACCTCTTCGGATGTTATGCCTCCAATAAATATTCCTAAG ATTGGACCACAGCCGGCGATGCGAAGCCCGGGAATACCTCGACACCGGTCAAAAAAAGAAGATAGCAGCATACGTAAGGATGGAACAAGGACTCCCCCACTTTGTGCAACTAAAGAAGTGATAAGAAGAAGCTTAAGTTACAAAAGGAGTTCTTCAACTAAGATCGATCTCGAAGTGGAAGAAGTACAAGGATTCAAGGACTTAGGATTTGTATTTGATACAGAACAAATTAACGAAAGTTTGGCTAACATAATTcctggtttacaagaaaagaagtcaGTAAATATGGAAGCAGacgaaaatgaaaagaaaacaacaagaagaccTTATCTATCCGAAGCATGGTTAGTACAACCATCAAAACCTACAGTTCCAGCTTGGGTTGACAAAAGATCGGCAGGAGACATGAAAGAACAATTGAAATATTGGGCTAGATCTGTTGCCTCTAATGTAAGAATACAAGAGtgttaa